The following proteins come from a genomic window of Solea solea chromosome 3, fSolSol10.1, whole genome shotgun sequence:
- the rerg gene encoding ras-related and estrogen-regulated growth inhibitor: protein MAKSPEVKLAVFGRAGVGKSALVVRFLTRRFIWEYDPTLESTYRHQANIDDEVVTMEILDTAGQEDIQLKEGHMRWGDGFIIVYDITDRGSFEEVAPLRNLLEEVKKPKNIPLVLVGNKSDLDHVRQVGTEEGERLAAEMACAFYECSACADDGGAVAEAFHELCREVRRRKAMQGKARRRSSTTHVKQAINKMLTKISS, encoded by the exons ATGGCCAAAAGCCCAGAGGTGAAATTGGCCGTGTTCGGCAGGGCCGGGGTGGGCAAGTCAG CTTTGGTGGTCAGATTTCTCACCAGGCGCTTCATCTGGGAGTACGACCCAACACTTG AATCCACATATCGGCATCAAGCTAACATTGATGACGAGGTTGTTACCATGGAGATTCTGGACACTGCAGGGCAG GAGGACATTCAGCTGAAGGAAGGGCACATGCGCTGGGGTGATGGATTCATCATAGTGTATGACATCACAGACCGAGGAAGCTTTGAGGAGGTGGCGCCGCTCCGGAATTTGCTGGAGGAAGTGAAAAAACCGAAGAATATCCCGCTGGTCCTGGTGGGCAACAAGTCAGACCTAGACCATGTCAGGCAGGTTGGCACGGAGGAAGGCGAGCGGCTGGCGGCTGAGATGGCGTGTGCGTTCTACGAATGTTCGGCATGTGCCGATGACGGCGGTGCTGTGGCCGAGGCTTTCCACGAGCTGTGCCGCGAGGTGAGGCGGCGCAAGGCCATGCAGGGAAAGGCCAGACGCCGCAGCTCCACCACTCACGTCAAACAGGCCATCAACAAGATGCTGACCAAGATCAGCAGCTAG